In Thiovibrio frasassiensis, one DNA window encodes the following:
- a CDS encoding TorD/DmsD family molecular chaperone, translated as MAEIYRFLAQSMRYPTSDWMQADYFSILDAFLAELGWDDEAQALRQSISDKTDWLEPIQVEHTRLFVNAIPKVVAPPYGSVYLSDDGMLYGPSAEKAKAFYREQGFELVGESDIPDHINFELEFLALLAEEGKTQEEELFLQKHFRPWFPSFRARVLAEVRHPYYRVLVNLIDFFIREEL; from the coding sequence ATGGCGGAAATCTACCGCTTTCTCGCTCAGTCCATGCGTTATCCCACTTCCGACTGGATGCAGGCCGATTATTTTTCCATACTCGATGCATTTCTTGCCGAGCTTGGCTGGGATGACGAGGCGCAGGCCCTCCGGCAGTCAATTTCCGATAAGACTGATTGGCTTGAACCAATCCAGGTTGAACATACGCGACTCTTTGTGAACGCCATTCCCAAAGTGGTTGCGCCGCCTTACGGTTCGGTTTATCTCAGCGACGACGGCATGCTCTACGGCCCCAGCGCAGAAAAGGCCAAGGCCTTTTACCGGGAGCAGGGCTTTGAGCTGGTGGGTGAATCAGATATTCCCGACCACATCAACTTTGAATTGGAATTTCTGGCGCTTCTTGCCGAAGAAGGCAAAACCCAGGAAGAAGAGCTCTTTCTGCAAAAGCATTTCAGACCATGGTTTCCGAGCTTTCGGGCGCGGGTTTTAGCTGAGGTTCGTCACCCTTACTACAGGGTTTTAGTAAATCTTATTGATTTTTTTATAAGGGAGGAATTGTAA
- a CDS encoding helix-turn-helix domain-containing protein → MLVRTKKHHTESVRFVGPPAAIERLRKLARETGVAEEAESIPASMLNPELDSNPGGVYLKGIRHRNSLSQEQLAKLTGIPRRHISEMENGKRTIGKENAKKMARALGCDYRAFL, encoded by the coding sequence ATGTTGGTACGCACGAAAAAGCACCATACTGAAAGCGTCCGCTTTGTCGGGCCACCGGCGGCAATCGAGCGCCTGCGCAAGCTGGCCCGTGAAACGGGTGTAGCGGAAGAAGCGGAAAGCATCCCCGCTTCCATGCTCAACCCGGAGCTTGATAGCAATCCTGGCGGGGTCTATCTCAAGGGTATTCGCCACCGAAACAGCCTCAGCCAGGAGCAGCTTGCCAAACTGACGGGGATACCAAGGCGGCATATTTCCGAAATGGAGAACGGCAAGCGAACCATCGGCAAAGAAAACGCCAAGAAGATGGCCCGTGCCCTTGGCTGCGACTATCGCGCCTTTCTCTGA
- a CDS encoding 4Fe-4S dicluster domain-containing protein, whose protein sequence is MSQYGMIIDLEKCVGCHACAIACRAEWEVPTGKDSAERERRRNWVTRLGPTKTPKGLASTYYPGLCNHCDKPACVDVCPADKVEVTFTDAKSGKTKKMEVAATWKDPFNGTVQIDKERCLGCGACADACPYSARYVNEEESDPKADKCTFCVERVAEGLEPACVQTCLARARIFGDLNDPNSEVAKYVKKGAAKLESAKVKIGPNVRYYGNKKDMHLLTTTCTPQAMPQANLRRTIMAHMLKPAMDQVKGLGMLGLAGAVIVKGLSDDEKE, encoded by the coding sequence GTGAGTCAATACGGAATGATTATAGATCTTGAGAAATGTGTGGGTTGCCACGCCTGTGCCATTGCTTGCCGGGCAGAGTGGGAGGTTCCCACCGGCAAGGATTCGGCCGAGAGAGAGCGGAGAAGAAACTGGGTAACACGTCTTGGCCCGACCAAGACCCCCAAGGGCCTGGCTTCCACCTATTATCCCGGCCTGTGCAACCACTGCGACAAGCCGGCGTGCGTCGACGTTTGTCCGGCGGATAAGGTAGAGGTTACCTTTACCGATGCGAAGAGCGGCAAGACCAAGAAGATGGAGGTTGCTGCAACCTGGAAGGACCCCTTCAACGGTACGGTCCAGATCGACAAGGAGCGCTGCCTTGGTTGCGGCGCCTGCGCCGATGCCTGCCCGTACAGCGCTCGTTATGTGAATGAGGAAGAGAGCGATCCCAAGGCCGACAAATGCACCTTCTGCGTTGAGCGTGTGGCTGAAGGCCTTGAGCCTGCCTGTGTGCAGACCTGTCTGGCCCGGGCCCGGATATTCGGCGATCTGAACGATCCCAATTCCGAGGTTGCCAAGTATGTGAAAAAAGGCGCGGCTAAACTGGAAAGCGCCAAGGTGAAGATCGGTCCCAATGTCCGTTATTACGGCAACAAAAAGGACATGCATCTGCTGACCACCACCTGCACCCCGCAGGCCATGCCGCAGGCCAATCTGCGCCGGACCATCATGGCCCATATGCTGAAACCGGCCATGGATCAGGTCAAGGGCCTCGGGATGCTTGGGCTGGCAGGGGCGGTTATTGTGAAAGGCTTGAGCGACGACGAGAAGGAATAA
- a CDS encoding leucyl aminopeptidase produces MLQLSKIGPKTYVGDLLVYLTRRPGKGSPRCGNGTVDAIIRQVHGLGEFSGKEGEHLLFYPEKGKAGEVSAKRILVVGLGKEALDRESFRKAGGTIASLAMKGKAEELLLVLPDIDCDPSEMIEGLSEGIVLGAYRFKKYKTKKEPDAAGELLAKAAFYGADSAGIAKSLKMGEISAQCACKARDMANEPANYWGPGNFSEYGRQLAATHGMRCTVLDQARMKKLAMGGILGVNQGSALPPEMVILEYTVKPSAPTLLLVGKGLTFDSGGISLKPSAGMEEMKYDMCGGAAVLCAMQAVAQAKLKGLNLVAIVPATENLPGPAALKPGDVITQYGGKTVEVVNTDAEGRLLLADALAYGIKKYKPDMVVDVATLTGAVIVGLGHHRTGLLSNDDGLCDRLLAAGTRSGEPLWRLPLDAEYTKQLKSEIADLKNVGKKDGGTITAAAFLKEFVGETPWAHLDIAGTAWDFTEKSYVPKGPSGIAVRTLFDFVRNWKK; encoded by the coding sequence ATGTTGCAGCTCAGTAAGATTGGCCCCAAAACCTATGTCGGGGATCTTCTCGTCTATCTGACCCGCCGGCCCGGCAAGGGGTCTCCTCGCTGTGGCAACGGAACGGTGGATGCAATTATTCGGCAGGTCCATGGGCTTGGGGAATTTTCAGGGAAAGAGGGGGAGCATCTTCTTTTTTATCCGGAGAAAGGCAAGGCGGGCGAGGTGTCTGCAAAGAGGATACTGGTTGTCGGTTTGGGTAAGGAGGCGTTGGATCGTGAGTCGTTTCGCAAGGCCGGAGGCACCATTGCCTCGCTGGCCATGAAAGGCAAGGCGGAGGAATTGTTGCTTGTTCTGCCCGATATCGATTGTGATCCGAGTGAGATGATCGAGGGGCTTTCCGAGGGGATTGTGCTGGGCGCCTACCGCTTCAAAAAATACAAAACTAAAAAGGAGCCGGATGCAGCCGGGGAGTTGTTAGCCAAGGCGGCCTTCTATGGGGCGGACAGTGCCGGGATTGCCAAATCGCTCAAAATGGGGGAAATCTCGGCGCAGTGTGCCTGCAAGGCTCGCGACATGGCCAATGAGCCCGCAAATTACTGGGGGCCAGGGAATTTTTCCGAATACGGACGACAGTTGGCCGCTACCCATGGCATGCGCTGCACGGTGCTGGATCAGGCCCGGATGAAGAAGCTCGCTATGGGCGGGATCCTCGGTGTCAATCAGGGTTCGGCGCTCCCTCCTGAAATGGTGATTCTGGAGTATACCGTAAAGCCAAGTGCGCCGACCCTGCTGCTGGTCGGCAAGGGACTCACCTTTGATTCCGGCGGCATCTCGCTCAAGCCCAGTGCTGGGATGGAAGAGATGAAATACGATATGTGCGGGGGGGCGGCGGTCCTTTGCGCCATGCAGGCGGTTGCCCAAGCAAAACTCAAAGGGTTGAACCTGGTGGCCATTGTCCCGGCTACGGAAAATCTGCCCGGCCCAGCCGCTCTCAAGCCTGGAGATGTGATCACCCAGTACGGCGGCAAAACCGTGGAGGTGGTCAATACCGATGCCGAGGGTCGTCTTCTTCTGGCCGATGCCCTGGCCTACGGGATCAAAAAATACAAGCCCGACATGGTGGTTGACGTAGCAACCCTGACCGGCGCCGTCATTGTCGGCCTTGGCCATCACCGTACCGGCTTGTTGTCCAACGACGATGGTTTATGCGACCGCCTTCTTGCCGCCGGCACGCGCAGTGGCGAACCCCTGTGGCGGTTGCCCCTTGACGCTGAGTATACCAAGCAGCTCAAATCCGAGATCGCCGATCTCAAAAACGTTGGTAAAAAGGATGGCGGAACCATTACCGCCGCCGCCTTTCTCAAGGAATTTGTCGGGGAGACCCCCTGGGCCCATCTCGATATTGCCGGTACAGCCTGGGATTTTACCGAAAAATCGTATGTCCCCAAAGGACCTTCCGGCATAGCGGTGCGCACCCTTTTTGATTTTGTCAGAAACTGGAAGAAATAG
- a CDS encoding response regulator has translation MKKQNSTSKRKLKILIVDDLEFPRMVIRNMFHDLGYESHNNILEAANGLEALAVLKETPIDLIVCDWLMPIMTGFELLQKIRATPEFAKIPFIMITAEAEKGNILEAIKAGVSQYIVKPFTAETLYLKIESVFAKSK, from the coding sequence ATGAAAAAACAAAACAGCACCAGCAAGAGAAAGCTGAAAATTCTCATTGTCGATGACCTCGAATTCCCAAGAATGGTTATCCGAAACATGTTCCATGATTTGGGCTACGAGAGTCATAATAACATCCTGGAAGCGGCCAACGGCCTTGAGGCGCTTGCGGTGTTGAAAGAGACCCCGATCGACCTGATCGTCTGCGACTGGTTGATGCCGATCATGACCGGCTTTGAACTGCTGCAAAAAATCCGGGCGACGCCGGAATTTGCCAAGATTCCCTTCATTATGATTACCGCTGAGGCGGAAAAAGGGAATATCCTGGAAGCCATCAAGGCAGGGGTAAGTCAATACATCGTGAAACCATTCACCGCCGAGACTCTGTATCTGAAAATCGAGTCTGTTTTTGCCAAGTCCAAATAA
- a CDS encoding molybdopterin-containing oxidoreductase family protein yields MALNLTRRKFLQTASLAAASAAMSGCFARQANASTPFVKKPFTAPGSFAGTKTAVGGVCEMCFWRCQLVGKVRDGKLVKLEGNPKSIDNGQSICARGNAGVKLLYDPDRLKFPMKNVGKRGAPEWKRISWTEALDECATKLKAVVDKHGPQGIAIFPHGSSAKYPMTFFENVVGTPNNSEASFFQCRGIRDTAYVATLGVAPGENVDMANAKAIFLLGGHFGENVHVSHLKRYLKGLENGAKLIVVDPRFSASVSKADIWVKIKPGTDTAFLLAIMNYLIKEGKYDKKYVAEHGKGFDEFSKGIAHATLKWAAKTCDVPEKQIKQVADMLAANAPNVSIHPGRHVSWHGNDFQRERALACLTGLLGAIGVKGGFVAGKGPKTGKAGWPKPMAEHAEKFALHKMAKVYKFSPPGTPTDLIRNAAVTGKPYAIKGFVAWGQNPIQTVPDQALTIKMLEQMDFVMVCDVMPTDITMYADILLPESSYLERYDHIQKGTQWNFADPHQQFISARMPLVSPTAADHERKESVWIMNELAKRMGYGEHIKVKSAEDMINTMLKDANLTIEQLVKEDGIHLQPGVDPYGKALDVEFHSAELAEAGYPAIPTYVPVPEPPKGFARLVYGRAPMHTFNRTQNNTWLHNEMPINPVWLNDECAKKMGLKDGDTIELVNQDGVKSRTSSVVKVTPGIRKDTVYTAHGYGTMNKAMTVGVGAGIDDQSLITKVAVDPETGAHGMRNNFVKFIKNGKVLSIPA; encoded by the coding sequence ATGGCTTTGAATCTGACGAGACGTAAATTTCTGCAGACCGCATCCCTTGCGGCAGCCTCGGCAGCAATGTCCGGCTGTTTTGCCAGGCAGGCAAACGCGAGTACGCCGTTTGTCAAGAAACCCTTCACCGCGCCCGGCAGCTTTGCCGGCACCAAGACTGCGGTGGGTGGTGTCTGCGAAATGTGCTTCTGGCGTTGTCAGCTGGTGGGCAAGGTGCGGGACGGCAAGCTGGTGAAGCTTGAAGGCAACCCCAAGAGCATCGACAACGGTCAGAGTATCTGTGCCCGTGGCAACGCCGGTGTCAAGCTGCTCTACGATCCGGATCGTTTGAAATTCCCCATGAAGAACGTCGGCAAGCGTGGCGCCCCTGAATGGAAGCGGATTTCCTGGACCGAGGCTCTTGACGAGTGCGCCACCAAGCTCAAAGCGGTTGTCGACAAGCACGGCCCCCAGGGTATTGCCATTTTTCCCCACGGTTCTTCCGCAAAATACCCGATGACCTTTTTCGAAAATGTAGTCGGCACCCCGAACAATTCCGAGGCTTCATTCTTCCAGTGCCGCGGTATCCGCGACACCGCTTACGTTGCTACCTTGGGTGTTGCTCCCGGTGAGAATGTCGATATGGCCAATGCCAAGGCGATCTTCCTTCTCGGTGGCCATTTTGGTGAGAACGTCCATGTCTCCCATCTGAAGCGCTATTTGAAGGGCCTTGAGAACGGCGCCAAACTGATCGTTGTTGACCCCCGGTTCTCTGCCTCTGTTTCCAAGGCAGACATCTGGGTCAAGATCAAGCCCGGCACCGATACTGCTTTCCTGCTGGCGATCATGAACTACTTGATCAAGGAAGGCAAATACGACAAGAAATATGTTGCCGAACACGGCAAGGGCTTTGATGAGTTTTCCAAGGGCATTGCCCATGCCACCCTCAAATGGGCGGCAAAGACCTGCGACGTGCCAGAGAAGCAGATCAAGCAGGTTGCCGATATGCTGGCCGCCAATGCTCCCAATGTTTCCATCCATCCAGGCCGTCACGTGAGCTGGCACGGTAACGACTTCCAGCGCGAGCGGGCCCTGGCTTGTTTGACCGGTCTTTTGGGTGCCATCGGCGTCAAGGGTGGCTTTGTTGCAGGCAAAGGCCCCAAGACCGGGAAGGCCGGCTGGCCGAAACCCATGGCTGAGCATGCCGAGAAATTTGCCCTCCACAAGATGGCAAAGGTTTACAAGTTTTCTCCTCCGGGCACCCCCACCGACCTGATCCGTAATGCTGCCGTGACCGGCAAGCCTTACGCGATCAAGGGTTTTGTTGCCTGGGGCCAGAATCCCATCCAGACCGTGCCTGATCAGGCGCTGACCATCAAGATGCTGGAGCAGATGGATTTTGTTATGGTTTGTGATGTCATGCCCACCGATATCACCATGTACGCAGACATCCTGCTGCCTGAATCCTCCTATCTGGAACGTTACGATCATATCCAGAAGGGTACCCAGTGGAACTTTGCCGATCCGCATCAGCAGTTTATTTCCGCGCGGATGCCGCTGGTTTCTCCCACCGCTGCCGACCATGAGCGTAAGGAATCTGTCTGGATCATGAACGAGCTGGCGAAGCGCATGGGCTACGGTGAGCATATCAAGGTTAAGTCTGCCGAGGATATGATCAACACCATGTTGAAAGATGCCAACCTGACCATCGAACAGCTGGTCAAGGAGGATGGTATCCATCTTCAGCCCGGTGTGGATCCCTATGGTAAGGCCCTGGATGTGGAATTTCATAGTGCGGAGCTGGCGGAAGCAGGTTATCCGGCCATTCCCACCTATGTCCCGGTTCCCGAGCCGCCCAAGGGCTTTGCCCGTTTGGTATACGGTCGCGCTCCGATGCACACTTTCAACCGGACGCAGAACAATACCTGGCTGCACAATGAGATGCCGATCAATCCGGTATGGCTCAACGACGAGTGCGCCAAGAAGATGGGTCTGAAAGACGGCGACACCATCGAGCTGGTGAACCAGGACGGCGTGAAGTCCAGGACCTCTTCCGTGGTTAAGGTGACCCCGGGCATCCGTAAGGATACCGTGTACACCGCCCATGGTTACGGCACGATGAACAAGGCCATGACCGTTGGCGTTGGCGCAGGCATCGACGACCAGAGCTTGATCACCAAGGTTGCGGTTGATCCTGAAACCGGCGCGCATGGCATGCGGAACAACTTCGTCAAGTTCATCAAAAATGGCAAGGTGCTGAGCATTCCCGCGTAA
- a CDS encoding response regulator transcription factor: MDKTILLVDDEELFRERLAKAFSQRGFTVFTAGDFDEAMRVIGKQRPAMGVIDLKMPGRSGLELIAEARKIKPDMQLVVLTGYGSIATATEAVRLGALYYLPKPADVDDILGAFARNPELALDVDQDEFTAPSLARAEWEHINRVLTDCGGNISLAAKKLDLHRRTLQRKLQKYPPNK; this comes from the coding sequence ATGGATAAGACGATTCTTTTGGTTGACGATGAAGAGCTGTTCCGGGAACGGCTGGCAAAGGCTTTTAGCCAGCGGGGGTTCACCGTTTTCACTGCCGGTGATTTCGATGAGGCCATGCGGGTCATTGGCAAACAGAGGCCGGCCATGGGGGTGATTGACCTGAAAATGCCCGGCAGATCAGGGCTGGAGCTCATTGCCGAAGCCAGGAAGATCAAGCCGGATATGCAGCTGGTCGTGCTCACCGGCTACGGCAGCATCGCCACGGCTACGGAGGCGGTGCGACTGGGAGCCCTGTACTACCTGCCAAAACCGGCGGATGTGGACGATATTCTCGGCGCCTTTGCCAGAAACCCGGAACTGGCCCTGGATGTGGACCAAGACGAGTTCACCGCCCCTTCCCTGGCCCGGGCCGAATGGGAACACATCAACCGCGTGCTCACCGACTGCGGGGGGAACATCTCCCTGGCCGCAAAAAAACTCGACCTGCACCGCAGAACCCTGCAACGAAAACTACAAAAATATCCTCCCAACAAATAG
- a CDS encoding ATP-binding protein produces MHCAHQNSNFSGEAKNDTSARIAFAWLLHLRWGAVAAQVLLVLIALFFLKITLPYRIIFSILAFEVLSNLLFSFLKRKETAIAAPIFALVMFLDISLLTGLIYYSGGPMNPFTFLYLVHITLGAILLPPGWSWGLAFFTSGCYASLFFLPAEGSQQQACHPAPGMPASLGDPLKIHLQGMWVAFTVTAFFIVFFVSRIQEALARHQKTLTDLQEEKTKSERMASLATLSAGAAHEFSTPLSTIAVAAGEMFHTLKNKNLTEQCPELLADVTLIREQVSRCKDILFHLAADAGDQMGEAFTDFSLDALMENLRNSFSEPIKNQVHYTNRTQGLLVRMPLRTLRRIVRGLIKNALDAAPNAPVLVECRQDATRLYIEVTDNGSGMAPDIAARATEPFFTTKEPGKGLGLGLFLAKTIAERFGGGLTLISEPGKGSTVTIFFALQQIKTGTPEVFHG; encoded by the coding sequence GTGCACTGTGCTCATCAAAATAGTAATTTCTCCGGGGAAGCAAAAAATGACACCTCGGCCAGAATCGCCTTCGCCTGGCTGTTGCATTTACGCTGGGGAGCGGTGGCGGCCCAGGTTCTCCTGGTGCTGATTGCCCTGTTTTTTCTTAAAATCACCCTGCCCTACCGGATTATTTTCTCCATTCTCGCCTTTGAAGTCTTATCCAATCTCCTCTTCTCTTTCCTGAAACGAAAAGAAACCGCCATTGCCGCCCCGATCTTCGCGCTGGTCATGTTCCTGGATATTTCTCTGCTCACCGGGCTTATCTACTATTCCGGCGGCCCCATGAATCCCTTCACCTTTCTCTATCTGGTACATATTACCCTGGGTGCCATTCTCCTGCCGCCTGGCTGGTCTTGGGGCCTCGCCTTTTTCACCTCCGGCTGCTATGCGTCTCTGTTTTTCCTGCCTGCCGAGGGAAGCCAGCAGCAAGCCTGTCATCCGGCGCCGGGAATGCCGGCAAGTCTCGGTGACCCGCTGAAGATCCATCTCCAGGGCATGTGGGTCGCCTTCACCGTCACGGCCTTTTTTATTGTTTTCTTTGTCAGCCGGATTCAAGAGGCCCTGGCTCGGCACCAGAAAACCCTGACGGACCTGCAGGAAGAAAAAACGAAAAGCGAAAGAATGGCCTCCCTTGCCACTCTCTCCGCCGGAGCTGCCCATGAATTCTCCACCCCTTTGTCGACCATTGCCGTGGCTGCCGGGGAGATGTTCCATACCCTGAAAAACAAGAATCTGACTGAACAATGCCCGGAACTTCTGGCTGATGTCACTCTGATCCGCGAGCAGGTAAGCCGTTGCAAGGATATCCTTTTCCATCTCGCCGCTGATGCCGGGGACCAGATGGGGGAAGCCTTCACGGATTTTTCCCTTGATGCATTGATGGAAAATCTGCGCAATAGCTTTTCGGAGCCTATCAAAAATCAGGTACACTATACCAACAGAACACAGGGGCTCTTGGTCAGGATGCCGCTCCGGACCCTGCGCCGCATTGTTCGGGGCCTTATCAAGAACGCCCTGGATGCCGCCCCGAACGCGCCTGTTTTGGTTGAATGCCGACAGGATGCGACCCGACTTTATATTGAGGTTACGGACAATGGCTCCGGCATGGCCCCTGATATTGCCGCCCGCGCCACCGAACCGTTTTTTACCACCAAGGAGCCGGGCAAGGGGTTGGGCCTTGGCCTCTTTCTTGCCAAAACCATAGCCGAAAGGTTTGGCGGGGGACTGACGTTGATTTCCGAGCCGGGAAAAGGCTCAACGGTAACTATTTTCTTTGCCCTGCAACAAATTAAGACCGGTACGCCGGAGGTATTTCATGGATAA
- a CDS encoding nitrous oxide reductase accessory protein NosL, with translation MHPRQTNKPAKPWLIILSISAMLLASPLAFAAPPSAPAAALAPQVISETMHCAACGMFPQRYPQWQSQIIFTDASMAAFDGCKCMFRFLLNMQKFAPERKAEQVAAVWVKDFKSGTWIDGKAAYYVIGSKEMGPMGKELIPFTAKSAAEEFQKANGGSIETYANISMDTIKPLMGGMQMNMPHSPMH, from the coding sequence ATGCACCCCAGACAAACGAACAAACCTGCCAAGCCTTGGCTCATTATTTTGTCAATCAGCGCAATGCTGCTGGCAAGCCCCCTGGCCTTTGCCGCTCCCCCCTCGGCACCGGCCGCAGCCCTCGCCCCACAGGTAATCAGCGAAACCATGCATTGCGCCGCCTGCGGCATGTTTCCCCAACGTTATCCCCAATGGCAGTCCCAGATCATCTTTACGGATGCGAGCATGGCCGCCTTTGACGGCTGCAAATGCATGTTCCGGTTTCTTCTCAACATGCAGAAATTTGCCCCCGAACGCAAGGCGGAGCAAGTGGCAGCTGTGTGGGTGAAGGATTTCAAGAGCGGAACCTGGATTGACGGCAAGGCTGCGTACTATGTAATCGGCAGCAAGGAGATGGGCCCGATGGGCAAGGAGCTCATCCCTTTTACTGCCAAGAGCGCCGCGGAAGAATTCCAAAAGGCAAACGGCGGGAGCATCGAAACCTATGCGAACATCAGCATGGACACAATCAAACCGCTCATGGGCGGGATGCAGATGAATATGCCGCACTCCCCCATGCATTAA